A genomic segment from Tuwongella immobilis encodes:
- a CDS encoding Gfo/Idh/MocA family protein yields MGPMSRREFVRHSAALSAAVAASTGGVALGKEALPEARKPDATKTLRVAVIGVNSRGMAHVDGFAGRHNCEIVTICDCDEAVVGKAISTVEKRQNGKAPKFEKDLRRVMDDKSIDIVSIATPNHWHALAAIWAMQAGKDVYVEKPVSHNVWEGRRIVDIARATGMICQTGTQIRSTGALNDAVKFLQSGGLGKVRLARGLCYKPRRSIGDIGRKKGAQPTPKSLDYDLWCGPAPKSPLMRAKLHYDWHWVYETGNGDLGNQGIHQMDVARWGLGKNQLANSVWSIGGRFGYVDDGETANTQIAHFDYGDSSLIFEVRGLNTADWLADTRKQPTADGKMRATVGNVFYGEKGYLIVGGYESAVAVTPDWEVIKVFSKGGDHFGNFVNAVRKRDHKLLNADILEGHLSSALCHLANISLLNGTPAPLASEVKDLTDNADVRETLTRFKTHLTENKVDLASTTALVGPKLVLNPETETFLNAPAKATQMLRREYRKGFEVPTQNS; encoded by the coding sequence ATGGGACCAATGAGTCGTCGTGAATTCGTGCGTCACTCGGCAGCATTGTCTGCGGCGGTGGCGGCATCGACGGGTGGCGTTGCGCTGGGCAAAGAAGCCTTGCCGGAAGCACGCAAGCCCGATGCCACCAAGACGTTGCGCGTCGCGGTCATTGGCGTGAACAGCCGAGGGATGGCCCATGTCGACGGCTTCGCCGGTCGCCACAATTGCGAAATCGTGACGATTTGCGATTGCGATGAAGCCGTGGTGGGCAAGGCAATCAGCACCGTCGAAAAGCGACAGAACGGGAAAGCCCCCAAGTTCGAAAAAGATTTGCGTCGGGTGATGGATGACAAGTCGATTGACATTGTCTCGATTGCAACGCCGAATCACTGGCACGCGCTGGCGGCGATTTGGGCCATGCAAGCGGGGAAGGATGTCTACGTCGAAAAGCCGGTGAGCCACAATGTTTGGGAAGGCCGTCGGATTGTCGACATTGCTCGCGCAACCGGCATGATCTGCCAAACCGGGACACAAATCCGCAGCACGGGCGCACTCAACGACGCGGTCAAGTTTTTGCAGTCCGGCGGGCTGGGCAAGGTCCGATTGGCACGCGGGTTGTGCTATAAGCCGCGTCGCAGCATTGGCGACATCGGTCGCAAGAAGGGTGCCCAACCAACGCCCAAGAGCCTCGATTACGATTTGTGGTGTGGTCCCGCTCCGAAATCGCCGCTGATGCGGGCCAAGCTGCACTACGATTGGCACTGGGTGTACGAAACCGGTAACGGCGACTTGGGCAACCAAGGCATCCACCAAATGGACGTGGCCCGCTGGGGGCTTGGCAAGAATCAACTCGCTAATAGCGTGTGGAGCATCGGCGGTCGCTTTGGCTATGTCGATGATGGCGAAACCGCCAACACGCAGATTGCGCATTTCGATTACGGCGATTCGAGCCTGATTTTTGAAGTCCGCGGTTTGAATACCGCCGATTGGCTGGCCGATACCCGCAAGCAGCCGACCGCCGATGGCAAGATGCGAGCCACGGTTGGCAACGTCTTCTATGGCGAAAAGGGGTATTTGATTGTGGGTGGGTACGAAAGTGCCGTCGCAGTCACCCCGGATTGGGAAGTCATCAAGGTGTTCAGCAAGGGTGGCGATCACTTTGGCAACTTCGTGAATGCCGTCCGCAAGCGCGATCACAAGCTGCTCAACGCGGATATTCTCGAAGGGCACTTGTCTAGCGCCCTTTGCCATCTGGCGAATATCAGCCTGCTCAATGGCACTCCCGCGCCGCTGGCCAGCGAAGTGAAAGATCTCACGGACAACGCCGATGTCCGAGAAACGCTGACCCGCTTCAAGACGCACCTGACCGAGAACAAGGTCGATCTCGCATCGACGACCGCGCTCGTCGGGCCGAAGCTGGTGCTGAATCCCGAAACGGAAACCTTCCTCAACGCCCCGGCCAAGGCAACGCAAATGCTTCGCCGCGAATATCGCAAGGGCTTTGAAGTGCCGACGCAAAACTCCTGA
- a CDS encoding prenyltransferase/squalene oxidase repeat-containing protein, with amino-acid sequence MKPFLLALSGLLLGASIAAADTPQSVPPSAPNQPTEPLAKSFSWSAARSFLDTVNRNWTDNRQCLACHTNLYYMHARPLLEQADSEAHRSIREFLEDRAQHWDTAKPRWDAEVLTTAFALAGNDAASTGKLHAATKSALDRMWKLQTADGGFNWLKCAWPPMEHDDYYGATIAAVATAIAPEDYAKSPAAQAGLAKLRTYFAKNPAPDLHHRTMLLWASAKLEGLLTEREKQATIAELRKVQRADGGWSLPALGTYKRRDGSANDPTAPSDGYATGLAVMVLRQAGVAANDPGIQRGAAWLKANQRESGRWFTRSLNNDKAHLIANAGSSLAVMALKAVEGK; translated from the coding sequence ATGAAGCCATTTCTGCTAGCCCTGTCTGGCCTGCTTCTCGGGGCATCGATTGCGGCTGCCGACACTCCTCAATCGGTCCCGCCGAGCGCTCCCAATCAACCGACCGAACCGCTGGCCAAATCGTTCTCCTGGTCTGCGGCGCGATCCTTTTTGGATACCGTGAATCGGAATTGGACCGACAATCGCCAATGCTTGGCTTGTCATACGAACTTGTACTACATGCATGCCCGACCATTGTTGGAGCAGGCGGATTCCGAAGCGCATCGGTCGATTCGGGAGTTTCTCGAAGATCGTGCCCAGCATTGGGATACGGCGAAACCGCGTTGGGATGCAGAAGTGCTGACAACGGCGTTTGCGTTGGCCGGGAATGATGCCGCCAGCACGGGAAAACTCCACGCAGCCACCAAATCCGCGCTGGATCGCATGTGGAAGCTGCAAACGGCCGATGGCGGATTCAACTGGCTGAAATGTGCTTGGCCGCCGATGGAGCATGATGACTACTACGGGGCGACGATCGCGGCGGTGGCGACAGCGATTGCTCCCGAGGATTACGCGAAATCGCCTGCCGCACAGGCCGGACTCGCCAAATTGCGGACGTACTTCGCCAAGAATCCCGCTCCCGATTTGCATCATCGCACGATGTTGCTTTGGGCATCGGCCAAACTCGAGGGCTTGCTCACCGAGCGCGAGAAGCAGGCGACCATCGCCGAGTTGCGAAAAGTCCAACGTGCGGATGGCGGCTGGAGCTTGCCTGCGCTGGGAACCTACAAGCGTCGGGACGGTTCTGCGAATGATCCGACTGCGCCCAGCGATGGCTATGCGACGGGATTGGCGGTGATGGTGCTGCGGCAGGCCGGAGTTGCAGCCAATGATCCAGGTATCCAACGTGGTGCCGCTTGGCTGAAAGCGAATCAGCGGGAATCCGGGCGCTGGTTCACCCGATCGCTGAATAACGATAAGGCGCATCTGATTGCCAATGCCGGAAGTTCGCTGGCGGTGATGGCGTTGAAAGCGGTCGAAGGGAAATAA
- a CDS encoding Fur family transcriptional regulator: MSLPAVEVSQTPEEKFREFLSSRSKPQRYTEQQRDLVNHIFSHHDHFDTEQLIDDLRDAKLRVSRATVYRTLTKLVDAGLLRRLEIGSRTFYEHDYGYPQHDHLVCERCHKMIEFQNPAIEALLRETAAANLFQMNGHSLIIRGICQECNKARSAKRRHDLI; encoded by the coding sequence GTGAGTCTACCCGCGGTGGAAGTGTCCCAGACGCCGGAAGAAAAATTCCGCGAGTTTCTCTCAAGCCGCTCCAAGCCCCAGCGGTACACAGAGCAACAGCGGGATCTCGTTAACCATATCTTTTCGCATCACGATCACTTTGATACCGAACAACTCATTGACGATCTCCGCGATGCGAAATTGCGAGTCAGTCGGGCCACCGTCTATCGCACCCTGACGAAATTGGTCGATGCTGGCCTGTTGCGTCGGCTCGAAATTGGCTCGCGGACGTTCTACGAACACGATTATGGCTACCCACAGCACGATCACCTCGTCTGCGAGCGTTGTCATAAGATGATCGAATTTCAGAACCCTGCCATTGAAGCCCTGCTTCGAGAAACCGCGGCGGCCAATCTGTTCCAGATGAACGGCCACTCGCTCATCATTCGTGGCATCTGCCAGGAATGCAATAAGGCCCGATCGGCCAAGCGACGGCACGACCTCATTTGA